A single Tenacibaculum sp. Bg11-29 DNA region contains:
- a CDS encoding glycosyltransferase family 2 protein, giving the protein MKTAIVILNWNGKKLLKQFLPSIINFSNQEAEIYVADNASSDDSINFIKQNYPSVKIIQNSTNGGYAKGYNDALQHINADIYCLLNSDIEVTKNWLTPILASFKKDGNTAIIQPKILDFKDKTKFEYAGAGGGYVDLYGYPYCRGRLFNHLEADNGQYNDIADIFWASGACLFIRSKVYHQLNGFDEDYFAHQEEIDLCWRAQNEGFNIKYVGNSTVYHVGGATLNETNPHKTFLNFRNSLLNVVKNVPKQWFLFIIFSRLILDGIAGLKFLTELKPKHTLAILKAHFSFYVNFFKFLGKRKLLQKKANYNLHTSVIWQYFALGRKKFENLK; this is encoded by the coding sequence TTGAAAACAGCAATCGTCATATTAAATTGGAACGGTAAAAAATTATTAAAACAGTTCTTACCTAGTATCATAAATTTTAGCAATCAAGAAGCCGAAATTTATGTGGCTGACAACGCATCTTCTGATGACTCTATTAATTTCATTAAACAAAACTACCCGTCAGTTAAAATTATACAAAATAGTACTAATGGCGGATATGCTAAAGGCTACAATGACGCTTTACAACATATTAATGCTGATATATACTGTTTATTAAATTCTGATATTGAAGTTACTAAAAATTGGTTAACTCCTATTTTAGCAAGCTTTAAAAAAGACGGTAATACTGCAATTATACAACCTAAAATTTTAGATTTTAAAGACAAAACAAAATTTGAATATGCTGGTGCTGGAGGAGGTTATGTTGATTTATATGGTTATCCATATTGCCGAGGACGTCTCTTTAATCATTTAGAAGCTGATAATGGACAGTATAATGATATTGCTGATATTTTTTGGGCGTCAGGAGCTTGTTTATTTATTCGATCAAAAGTATATCATCAATTAAATGGTTTTGATGAAGATTATTTTGCACATCAAGAAGAAATAGATTTATGCTGGCGTGCACAAAATGAAGGTTTTAATATTAAATATGTTGGTAATTCTACTGTTTACCATGTTGGCGGTGCTACATTAAACGAAACAAACCCTCATAAAACATTTTTAAACTTCAGGAATAGTTTATTAAACGTCGTTAAAAATGTTCCGAAACAATGGTTCTTATTTATCATTTTTTCTCGATTAATTCTAGACGGAATTGCGGGGCTAAAATTTTTAACCGAATTAAAACCAAAACATACCCTTGCTATTTTAAAAGCGCACTTTAGTTTTTATGTGAACTTTTTTAAGTTTTTAGGAAAAAGAAAACTATTACAGAAGAAAGCTAATTACAACTTACACACTTCTGTTATTTGGCAATATTTTGCTTTGGGAAGAAAAAAATTTGAGAATTTAAAATAG
- a CDS encoding L-threonylcarbamoyladenylate synthase — MAEFIKLYNDNPNSKEIEKIVKILQKGGVIIYPTDTVYGLGCDITNTKALEKIAKIKGVKLDKANFSFVCNDLSHLSDYVKQINTATYKILKRGLPGPYTFILPGSNSLPKVFKKRKTVGIRVPDNNIARAIVAALGNPIVSTSIHDEDEVIEYTTDPELIFEKWQNIVDLVVDGGFGDNYASTVIDLTDDYPEVIREGKGSLDIL, encoded by the coding sequence ATGGCAGAATTTATAAAATTATATAACGATAACCCTAACTCTAAAGAGATTGAAAAGATTGTGAAAATCTTACAAAAAGGGGGGGTAATTATTTATCCAACGGATACTGTTTACGGTTTGGGGTGTGATATTACGAATACAAAAGCATTAGAGAAAATAGCTAAAATAAAAGGAGTTAAGCTTGATAAAGCTAATTTTTCGTTTGTATGTAATGATTTAAGTCATTTGTCAGATTATGTAAAACAAATTAATACAGCTACCTATAAAATTTTAAAAAGAGGTTTACCAGGGCCTTATACTTTTATTTTACCTGGAAGTAATTCTCTACCAAAAGTTTTTAAGAAACGTAAAACGGTAGGTATTCGTGTGCCAGATAATAATATTGCTCGTGCAATTGTTGCCGCTTTAGGTAACCCAATAGTTTCAACTTCTATTCACGATGAAGATGAGGTTATAGAATACACTACAGATCCTGAGTTAATTTTCGAGAAATGGCAAAACATAGTTGATCTTGTTGTTGATGGTGGTTTTGGTGATAACTATGCATCAACAGTAATAGATTTAACAGACGATTACCCAGAAGTAATTCGTGAAGGAAAAGGGAGTTTAGATATATTGTAA
- a CDS encoding TonB-dependent receptor → MKKISSILLLLLSCFLYSQNGVIKGLVIDKQSELPLIGATIELLNSKTPIGTTTDIDGYFTLNNIPLGRQVIRVSYVGYENSTIPDIEVSSGKDISLTITLTENFNQLSEIVITSSNTSKLKARNKFTAISARQFGIKEVGRYAGGRSDVARLASNFAGVAAPNDSRNDIVVRGNSPTGLLWRLEGIPIPSPNHFSTLGTTGSPISALNPNMLKNSDFITSAFPAEYGNAIGGVFDLGFRKGNKDTNEFSFQMGAFSGIELSAEGPFNKKNNGSFLIAARYSLIGLINGGGTSDTPNYMDISFNIDFGKSKLGEFSLFGIIGDSSIDFLGKDYDKDDLFSSPDENSFVISNVALVGLKHKLQLTNNSYLKTIVAGTFNKNDYKEERILNLNTPLQSNLKYTENIDKETRLIFSTMYNTKINRKLTLRTGFLAENFNIDYNRKDRSEQPDNDNDGNPDLVTIRKIKGDYTIFQPYIQSKYRLSKKLILNTGLHAMYSDLNKQFVIEPRASINWQLHPKHALNFGYGLHNQNTPSPLVFLNKKIDGINTQPNKNLDFIKSNHFVLGYDVKIAPKWRGKLELYHQIIKDAAVDKTPSSYSSLTEGADFTFSSDKTNLTNAGTGINQGFELTLEKSFSKGYHALITSSIFDSTYKGSDGIERNTPFNNGYVFNFLTGKEFKLGASKNTILSIDTRFVTAGGKYFTPVNLEASKVAGYQILDNSNAFSKQYDKYMRLDLKIGVTFNSKKRKSSHKFYVDLQNITDKENIFVKKYNRTTNTVEQVNQAGFFPDFGYRFQF, encoded by the coding sequence ATGAAAAAAATAAGCAGTATTCTTTTACTTTTATTAAGTTGTTTTTTATACAGCCAAAATGGAGTTATTAAAGGTTTGGTTATAGATAAGCAATCTGAACTTCCTCTTATTGGTGCGACAATAGAATTACTAAACTCAAAAACACCTATAGGTACAACTACCGATATTGATGGTTATTTTACTCTTAATAATATTCCTTTAGGAAGACAAGTTATAAGAGTTAGCTACGTGGGTTACGAAAACAGCACCATACCAGACATTGAAGTAAGTTCTGGTAAAGATATTTCTCTTACAATTACATTAACTGAAAACTTTAATCAACTTAGCGAAATAGTTATTACAAGCTCTAACACAAGTAAACTTAAGGCCAGAAATAAATTCACAGCAATATCAGCCCGCCAGTTTGGTATTAAAGAAGTTGGTAGATATGCTGGTGGAAGAAGTGATGTTGCCAGACTTGCTAGTAATTTTGCGGGAGTTGCTGCTCCTAACGACAGTAGAAATGATATTGTAGTTAGAGGAAACTCACCTACCGGATTATTATGGCGTTTAGAAGGTATTCCAATACCAAGCCCTAATCATTTTTCAACCTTAGGTACTACAGGAAGCCCAATTTCTGCTCTAAATCCAAATATGCTTAAAAATTCTGACTTTATTACTTCTGCTTTTCCTGCTGAATACGGAAATGCTATTGGTGGTGTTTTTGATTTAGGTTTTAGAAAAGGAAATAAAGACACCAACGAATTTTCTTTTCAAATGGGTGCTTTTTCAGGAATAGAATTAAGTGCCGAAGGGCCTTTTAACAAAAAAAATAATGGTTCTTTTTTAATTGCTGCCAGATATTCTTTAATAGGCTTAATAAATGGTGGTGGCACTAGTGATACTCCTAATTACATGGATATTTCTTTTAATATCGATTTTGGTAAAAGTAAGTTAGGTGAGTTTTCTTTATTTGGAATTATTGGAGATTCTAGTATTGATTTTTTAGGTAAAGATTACGACAAAGATGATTTATTCTCTTCTCCAGATGAAAACTCTTTCGTTATATCTAATGTAGCACTTGTTGGTTTAAAACATAAATTACAACTTACAAATAATTCTTATTTAAAGACAATTGTAGCTGGTACTTTTAATAAAAATGATTACAAGGAAGAACGTATACTAAATCTAAATACACCTTTACAAAGTAATTTAAAATATACAGAAAACATAGACAAGGAGACTCGTCTTATTTTTTCAACAATGTATAACACCAAAATAAATCGAAAACTAACGTTAAGAACAGGTTTTTTAGCTGAAAATTTTAATATTGATTATAATAGAAAAGATAGATCGGAACAGCCTGATAACGACAACGATGGTAATCCTGATTTAGTTACTATTAGAAAAATTAAAGGTGACTACACCATTTTTCAACCGTATATACAAAGTAAATATAGGCTTTCAAAAAAGTTGATTCTTAACACAGGGCTACATGCAATGTATAGTGATTTAAACAAACAATTTGTTATTGAGCCTCGTGCATCTATAAACTGGCAATTACATCCTAAACACGCTCTTAATTTTGGATATGGATTACATAATCAAAACACACCGAGCCCATTAGTATTTTTAAATAAGAAAATAGATGGCATAAATACACAACCTAATAAAAATCTTGATTTTATTAAAAGTAATCATTTTGTACTTGGATATGATGTGAAAATAGCGCCAAAATGGAGAGGTAAATTAGAATTATATCATCAAATAATTAAAGATGCTGCGGTTGATAAAACTCCATCTAGCTATTCTTCATTAACAGAAGGAGCCGATTTTACTTTTTCTTCAGATAAAACTAATTTAACAAATGCTGGTACAGGAATTAATCAAGGATTTGAACTTACTTTAGAAAAATCATTTAGTAAAGGATATCATGCCTTAATTACAAGCTCAATATTCGATAGTACTTACAAAGGAAGTGACGGTATAGAAAGAAATACACCTTTTAATAACGGGTATGTTTTTAATTTTTTAACAGGAAAAGAGTTTAAATTAGGAGCTAGTAAAAACACGATACTCTCAATAGACACTCGTTTTGTTACTGCAGGTGGTAAATATTTTACACCTGTAAATCTTGAAGCTTCAAAAGTTGCTGGTTATCAAATACTAGATAACTCCAATGCGTTTAGCAAGCAATATGACAAATACATGCGCTTAGATTTAAAAATAGGAGTAACTTTTAATAGTAAAAAACGAAAAAGTTCTCATAAATTCTATGTTGATCTGCAAAATATTACAGATAAAGAGAATATTTTTGTAAAAAAGTACAACAGAACAACCAATACGGTAGAACAAGTAAATCAAGCTGGTTTTTTTCCAGACTTTGGGTATCGTTTTCAATTTTAA
- a CDS encoding Crp/Fnr family transcriptional regulator, with product MHKQVIDFFKQFISMSEESSNFIKANTVVKKIAKNDFLLTQGKVCDFVAFINEGAFRSFYSVDGQEYSKQFFFEKNFCTDYSSFLTQKNSLSYLQAIEDSTVIIFNKKVVDEAYKVIPNFTVFGKKLAENLYIIVCDIKASFILNTPKERYENLVKERPKVIQRVPQYMIASYLGITPEALSRIRKRIINTKKLN from the coding sequence ATGCATAAACAAGTTATTGATTTCTTTAAGCAATTTATCTCTATGAGCGAAGAGTCTTCGAACTTTATCAAAGCTAATACGGTCGTTAAAAAAATAGCTAAAAATGATTTTTTACTAACACAAGGAAAAGTGTGTGATTTTGTTGCTTTTATTAACGAAGGCGCTTTTAGATCTTTTTATAGTGTTGATGGGCAAGAATACAGTAAACAATTTTTCTTTGAAAAAAACTTTTGTACAGATTATAGTAGTTTTCTTACTCAAAAAAATTCACTTAGCTATTTACAAGCTATTGAAGATAGTACTGTAATTATATTTAACAAGAAAGTAGTTGATGAAGCTTATAAAGTTATACCCAACTTTACTGTTTTTGGTAAAAAATTAGCTGAAAATTTATACATTATTGTTTGTGATATTAAAGCTTCTTTTATTTTAAACACCCCAAAAGAAAGATATGAGAATTTAGTGAAAGAGAGGCCTAAGGTTATACAAAGAGTACCTCAGTATATGATTGCCTCTTACCTAGGTATTACTCCTGAAGCTTTAAGCCGAATAAGAAAGAGAATTATTAATACTAAAAAACTAAATTAA
- a CDS encoding PaaI family thioesterase translates to MNKQESLATLNSYNKNTLMETLQIEFVEIGDNFITAKMPVTSKVHQPYGILHGGATAALAETVGSCASVFFLNDASKIIKGIELSINHLKSKREGTVFATAKAIHQGRTTHLWEVKIADENDNLISLCKITNIILDKK, encoded by the coding sequence ATGAATAAGCAAGAATCTTTAGCGACACTTAACAGTTATAATAAAAACACTTTAATGGAAACACTTCAAATTGAGTTCGTTGAAATTGGTGATAATTTTATTACAGCCAAAATGCCCGTAACCTCAAAAGTACATCAACCTTATGGTATTTTACATGGTGGAGCTACAGCTGCATTAGCCGAAACAGTTGGTAGCTGTGCTTCGGTTTTCTTTTTAAATGATGCTAGCAAAATAATAAAGGGAATCGAACTAAGTATTAATCACTTAAAAAGTAAAAGAGAAGGAACTGTATTTGCTACTGCAAAAGCTATTCACCAAGGAAGAACTACTCATTTATGGGAAGTTAAAATTGCAGATGAAAATGACAACTTAATTTCTTTATGTAAAATAACCAACATTATATTAGATAAAAAATAA
- a CDS encoding alpha/beta fold hydrolase, giving the protein MKLLKITGLFFLVILIVVYYLFSTFTAPKSDAAVIKKFSGSIHKPIITQEVFKHYNYRKLTIKRDTTLPTLVFVHGTIGSSIDFIRYLKDSLLLTKANMISYDRIGYNYNDNNSVQESITFERDMLNHVIKNLDAKKTILVGYSYGGPIALAIQKKIRKIILIAPAVYSKVEPMPWAINLYKSKLTRWLIPKIWKEASKEKISHKKDLRNFENSWKFSLNNIISIHGTSDWIVPYKNSIFLQDQFPEKQFKLVTIKNTGHGLVWNNFKEIKQQLLNQLD; this is encoded by the coding sequence ATGAAGTTATTAAAAATAACAGGACTCTTTTTTCTTGTAATTCTTATCGTTGTTTATTACTTGTTTTCAACTTTTACTGCTCCAAAATCGGATGCAGCTGTTATTAAAAAGTTTAGTGGAAGCATTCATAAACCAATAATAACCCAAGAAGTTTTTAAGCATTATAATTATAGAAAGCTTACAATTAAAAGAGATACTACTTTACCTACATTAGTTTTTGTTCATGGAACTATTGGTTCTTCTATCGATTTTATTAGATACCTGAAAGACAGCTTACTTTTAACTAAAGCTAATATGATTTCTTATGATAGGATTGGATACAATTACAACGATAATAATTCAGTACAAGAGAGTATTACTTTTGAACGCGATATGTTAAATCACGTTATTAAAAACCTGGACGCTAAAAAAACTATTCTTGTAGGCTATTCTTATGGCGGGCCAATTGCTTTAGCTATACAAAAAAAAATAAGAAAAATTATCTTAATAGCTCCTGCTGTTTATAGTAAAGTTGAACCAATGCCATGGGCTATTAATTTATACAAATCGAAATTGACTAGGTGGCTGATTCCTAAAATTTGGAAAGAGGCTTCTAAAGAAAAAATATCTCATAAAAAAGATTTGCGAAATTTCGAAAACAGCTGGAAATTTTCTTTAAATAATATTATTAGTATTCACGGAACCAGTGATTGGATTGTTCCTTATAAAAATTCAATATTTTTGCAAGACCAATTTCCTGAAAAACAGTTTAAATTAGTTACTATTAAAAATACAGGACATGGTTTAGTTTGGAATAACTTTAAAGAAATTAAACAACAATTATTAAATCAATTAGATTGA
- a CDS encoding chorismate-binding protein has protein sequence MNIFSEIKNAHKNKLPFVVYRKPNTNVLKGWFQKNNALYTSKKHAKSGFIFAPFDDKNIAILLPVDQSIFKQEEIKLPPNLIHKNNLPLNSTSEETHINVVKKGIKAIENGLFKKVVLSRKEEVNITEFNSVQVFKRLLTNYPNAFTYIWFHPKVGMWLGATPETLVKINGNNFKTMSLAGTQIYKDTNDVSWQPKEIEEQQFVTNYITDKLSNVCKKLETSKVETIKAGNLLHLRTLISGEISTETSTLIKKLHPTPAVCGLPLEASKEFILKNENYNRSYYTGFLGELNLKEDNKNTSELFVNLRCMEIKDNTAFIFVGGGITKSSNPINEWKETVAKTKTMKKVL, from the coding sequence TTGAATATATTTTCAGAAATAAAAAACGCTCACAAAAACAAACTTCCGTTTGTGGTTTACCGAAAACCAAATACAAACGTATTAAAAGGGTGGTTTCAAAAGAATAATGCACTATATACTTCTAAAAAACATGCAAAAAGCGGTTTTATTTTTGCACCTTTCGATGATAAAAATATTGCAATTTTACTTCCTGTTGACCAATCTATTTTTAAACAAGAAGAAATTAAACTTCCCCCGAATTTAATTCACAAAAACAACCTTCCTCTCAATTCTACTTCAGAAGAAACACATATTAACGTTGTTAAAAAAGGTATTAAAGCCATTGAGAATGGCTTATTTAAAAAAGTTGTTTTATCTAGAAAAGAAGAAGTAAATATCACTGAGTTTAACTCCGTTCAAGTTTTTAAAAGATTACTTACAAATTACCCTAATGCTTTTACCTATATATGGTTTCATCCAAAGGTTGGAATGTGGTTAGGGGCAACCCCTGAAACTTTAGTAAAAATTAACGGTAATAACTTTAAAACAATGTCTTTAGCAGGAACACAGATTTATAAGGATACTAATGATGTTTCTTGGCAACCAAAAGAAATTGAAGAGCAACAATTTGTTACCAACTACATAACCGACAAACTCTCTAATGTTTGCAAAAAACTAGAAACTAGTAAAGTTGAAACTATAAAAGCGGGAAATTTACTTCATTTAAGAACATTAATTTCTGGTGAGATATCTACAGAAACTTCTACTCTAATAAAAAAACTACACCCTACTCCTGCTGTTTGTGGATTACCTTTAGAAGCTTCTAAAGAATTTATTTTAAAAAATGAAAATTACAACAGAAGCTACTATACTGGTTTTTTAGGCGAACTAAATTTAAAAGAAGATAACAAAAATACTTCCGAACTTTTCGTGAATTTAAGGTGTATGGAAATTAAAGATAATACTGCTTTTATTTTTGTTGGTGGTGGAATAACTAAAAGTAGCAATCCTATAAATGAATGGAAGGAAACTGTAGCTAAAACCAAAACAATGAAAAAAGTTTTATAA
- a CDS encoding PUR family DNA/RNA-binding protein — MSERERVEQEEIFSQVLRAGRRTYFFDVRSTKADDYYLTVTESKKFTHDDGSFHYQKHKIYLYKEDFSDFKEMLNKATDFIVNEKGSEVISERHQKDYKKEEENEGETTASAESFTDVSFDDI; from the coding sequence ATGAGTGAGAGAGAGAGAGTAGAACAAGAAGAAATTTTTTCACAAGTTTTAAGAGCAGGAAGAAGAACGTATTTTTTTGACGTTAGATCTACGAAAGCAGATGATTATTATTTAACAGTAACTGAAAGTAAAAAATTCACACATGACGATGGATCTTTCCATTATCAAAAGCATAAAATTTATTTATATAAAGAAGATTTTTCAGACTTCAAAGAAATGTTAAATAAAGCAACTGATTTTATTGTAAATGAAAAAGGCTCTGAAGTAATTAGTGAGCGTCACCAAAAAGATTATAAAAAAGAAGAAGAAAATGAAGGGGAAACAACAGCTTCAGCTGAAAGTTTTACCGATGTTTCTTTTGATGATATATAA